The Leifsonia sp. 1010 genome segment CGCGAGCGGCAAGGTGCTCAACGCCATCGCACCGGTCATGCCGGAGCTGTGGGGCGGCTCGGCCGACCTCGCCGAGTCGAACAACACCACGATCGAGGGCGCCGCGTCCTTCGTGCCGAGCGAGCGCTCGACCCACGAGTGGACGGGCAACCCGTACGGGCGCGTCCTGCACTTCGGCATCCGCGAGCACGCCATGGCCGCGATCCTGAACGGCATCGTGCTGCACGGCCCGACGCGCCCCTTCGGCGGCACGTTCCTGATCTTCAGCGACTACCAGCGTCCGTCGATCCGTCTCGCCGCGCTGATGAACGTCCCGTCGATCTTCGTCTGGACGCACGACTCGGTCGCGCTCGGCGAGGACGGCCCGACGCACCAGCCGATCGAGCAGCTCTCGACCCTGCGCGCCATCCCGAACCTGGCCGTCGTCCGCCCGGGTGACGCCAACGAGGTTGCCTGGGCGTGGAAGACCATCCTCGAGCGCCGCAACGGCCCCGCCGGCATCGCGCTGACGCGCCAGAACATCCCGGTGTTCGAGCGCGGAGACGGCGACGCCGAGGGCGACACCCTCGCGTCGGCGAAGAACGTCGCGAAGGGCGCGTACATCCTGGCCGAGGCGCCGGGCGGCACGCCGGACGTGATCTTCATCGCGACCGGATCCGAGGTCCAGATCGCGCTCGAGGCCCGCGAGGAGCTGCGCGGCGAGGGCATCAACGCCCGCGTCGTCTCCGCCCCCAGCCTCGAGTGGTTCGCCGAGCAGCCCGCCGAGTACCGCGAGAAGGTGCTCCCCGAGGCCGTCAAGGCCCGCGTCTCGATCGAGGCCGGCCTGGCGCTCGCCTGGGACAAGATCGTCGGCGACCACGGCCGGAGCGTCTCGATCGAGCACTTCGGTGCATCGGCCGACTACAAGACGCTGTTCCGCGAGTTCGGTATGACCACCGAGCACGCCGTGTCCGCAGCGAAGGAATCGCTCGCGTCGCTCTGAGCGCGGGCACAAGAGGAGATAAGAGAAAATGACCGACACAACCGCCACCGCCGCGACCCCCACGGCCGCACTGTCCGCAGCGGGCGTCAGCATCTGGCTGGACGACCTGTCGCGTGAGCGCATCAACACGGGCAACCTCGAGAAGCTGATCGCCGAGAAGAACGTGGTCGGCGTGACCACGAACCCGACGATCTTCGCGGCCGCCCTCGCCAAGGGCGAGGCCTACGACGAGCAGGTCCGCCAGCTGGCCGCCGCCGGCGTGGACGTCGACGACGCGATCTTCGAGATCACCACCGACGACGTCGCCAAGGCGAGCGACATCTTCCACAGCGTCTACGAGCGCTCGAACGGCGTCGACGGCCGCGTGTCCATCGAGGTCGCCCCGGCGCTCGCCCGCGACACGAAGGCCACCATCGATGCCGCGAAGAAGCTTTCGGACAAGATCCAGAAGCCGAACGTCATGATCAAGATCCCGGCGACGGTCGAGGGCCTCGAGGCCATCACCGAGACCATCGCGGCCGGCATCAGCGTCAACGTGACGCTGATCTTCAGCCTCGAGCGCTACCGCCAGGTCATCGACGCGTACCTCACCGGCCTCGAGAAGGCCAAGGCGGCGGGCATCGACCTCTCCGGCATCCACTCGGTCGCCTCGTTCTTCGTCTCGCGCGTGGACACCGAGGTGGACAAGCGCCTCAGCGCCATCGGCACGGACGAGGCCGAGGGCCTCAAGAGCAAGGCCGGCATCGCCAACGCCCGCCTCGCCTACGAGGTGTACGAGCAGCAGTTCGCCACCGAGCGTGCGAAGCTCCTCGTCGAGGCCGGCGCCAACGAGCAGCGCCCGCTGTGGGCCTCCACCGGCGTGAAGGACCCGAGCCTGCCCGACACGCTGTACGTCGAGGCGCTCGTCGCCCCGAACGTCGTCAACACGATGCCCGAGAAGACGCTCGACGCGACCTTCGACCACGGACACATCACCGGCGACACCGTCACCGGCACCTACGCCGAGTCGAACGACGTGCTCAACAAGCTGGCCGACCTCGGCATCAGCTACGACGACGTGACCGAGACCCTCGAGCGCGAAGGCGTCGAGAAGTTCAACGTTTCGTGGGGCGAGCTCGTCGAGACCGTGAAGAACGCCCTCGAGGGAGCCGCCAAGTGACGTTCCGCATCCACGTCACCGGTCCGGCGGCGGAGGCCGTCCGCACCGTGGTGCCGCAGCTCGTCGCCGACAAGGTGGCGTCCGGCATCACGGCGCTCGACCCGGCCCTCTGGGGCCCCGCCGCCGAGGCCGAGGCGAGCAAGCGCCTCGGCTGGACCGAAGCGGTCGCCATCTCGCGCCCGCTGGTCCCCGAGATCGTCGCCCTGCGCGACGAGCTGCGCGCCAAGGGCGTGAACCACATCGTCCTCGGCGGCATGGGCGGCTCGTCGCTCGCGCCGGAGGTCATCACCCGGACGGCGGAGGCCGAGCTGACCGTGCTCGACTCCACCGACCCCGGCCAGGTGCTCTCGGCGCTCCGCGACCGGCTGGAGGCCACCGCGGTGGTCATCTCGTCCAAGTCGGGCTCGACGCTCGAGACGGACAGCCAGAAGCGCGTCTACGAGAAGTGGTTCGAGGACGCCGGGATCGACCCGCGCGAGCGGATCGTCGTCGTCACCGACCCGGGCTCGCCGCTCGACCAGTCCGCCCGTGAGGCCGGATACCGCGTGTTCAACGCCGACCCGAACGTCGGCGGCCGCTACTCGGCACTCACGGCGTTCGGCCTCGTCCCCTCCGGCCTCGCCGGCGTCGACATCTCCGAGCTCCTCGACGAGGCCGACGCCACGTCCATCGAGCTCGCCGTCGACAACGAGCAGAACCCGGGACTCGTGCTCGGCGCCGCCATCGCCGGCACGAGCCCGCTGAAGGACAAGCTGGGCATCGTCGCCGACGGAACCCACATCGTGGGCTTCGCCGACTGGGCGGAGCAGCTGATCGCCGAGTCGACCGGCAAGGAGGGCACCGGCCTGCTGCCGGTCGTGCTCGACAAGCTCGCCCCCGAGCTCGAGTCGAAGCCGGCCGATCTGCAGGTCGTCCGCCTCGTCGCCAACGCCGAGGCGCACCACCTGTTCCCGGCCGACCGCCACGAGGGCGAGATCCTGGTCTCCGGCAGCCTCGGCGCCCAGCTCATCGTCTGGGAGTACGCGGTCGCCGTCGCCGGACGCCTGCTCGGCATCAACCCGTTCGACCAGCCGGATGTGGAGGCCGCCAAGGTCGCCGCACGCTCGCTGCTCGACAACCGGCCGGAGCCCGTCACCCCCGCGTTCACCGCGGGCGGCATCGAGGTACGCAGCACCGGGTCCTTCCTCGGCGAGGCGAACACGCTCGACGCCGCCGTGGATGCCCTGCTCGCCCAGCTCGGGCCCGACGGCTACGTCGCGGTCCAGGCCTACGTGGACCGCCTCGCGCTCCCCCAGCTCGCGGGCATCCGCGACCTGCTGGCGGCGAAGGCGAACCGCCCGGTCACCTTCGGCTGGGGGCCGCGCTTCCTGCACTCGACGGGTCAGTTCCACAAGGGCGGTCCGGCGGTCGGCGTGTTCCTGCAGATCACGGCGACGCCCTCCGAGGATCTCGAGATCCCCGGCCGTCCCTTCACCTTCGGGCAGCTCATCCAGGCCCAGGCCGCCGGCGACGCCAGCGTCCTCGGCGAGCACGGCCGCCCGGTGCTGACGCTGACGCTCACGAACCCCGAGGCGGATGTCGTCTCGCTGTTCGAGGCCGTCAACTGAGCCGTCGATAAAGGAGATCACCCACGTGTCACCGGTGGAAATCACCCCGGAGTTCAACCCGTTGCGGTTGCCCTCCGACCGCCGTCTGAATCGCATCGCCGGGCCCAGCAGCCTCATCATCTTCGGCGTGACAGGCGACCTGTCGCGCAAGAAGCTGATGCCCGCGGTGTACGACCTCGCGAACCGCGGCCTCCTGCCGCCCGGGTTCTCGCTCGTCGGGTTCGCCCGGCGTGACTGGGAGGACCAGGACTTCGAGAAGGTCGTGTACGACGCGGTCAAGCAGTACGCCCGCACGCCGTTCGACGACGACGTGTGGCAGCAGCTCGCACAGGGCATCCGCTTCGTTCCGGGCGAGTTCGACGACGACGACGCGTTCCAGCGCCTCAAGCAGACCGTCGAGGACCTGGACAAGGAGCGCGGGACCATGGGCAACCATGCGTTCTACCTGTCCATCCCGCCGAAGGCGTTCCCGATCGTCACCGAGCAGCTGAAGCGGTCCGGTCTCGCCGACCAGTCCGGCGACGGCTGGCGGCGCGTCGTCATCGAGAAGCCGTTCGGCCACGACCTGCAGTCGGCTCGCGAGCTGAACGCGGTCGTGGAGACGGTCTTCCCGCCGGACTCGGTGTTCCGCATCGACCACTACCTCGGCAAGGAGACGGTCCAGAACATCCTGGCGCTGCGCTTCGCCAACGAGCTGTACGAGCCGATCTGGAACGCCAACTACGTCGACCACGTGCAGATCACCATGGCCGAGGACATCGGAGTGGGCGGCCGTGCCGGTTACTACGACGGCATCGGCGCGGCGCGCGACGTCATCCAGAACCACCTGCTGCAGCTCCTCGCCCTCACGGCGATGGAGGAGCCCATCTCGTTCAACGCCGCAGACCTGCGCGCCGAGAAGGAGAAGGTCCTCGCCGCCGTCCGTCTGCCCAAGGACCTCGCCAAGTCGACGGCCCGCGGACAGTACGGCAGCGGCTGGCAGGGCGGCGAGAAGGTCCCGGGCTTCCTGGAGGAGGACGGGATGAACCCCCAGTCCACCACGGAGACCTACGCGGCCATCAAGCTGGAGATCGGCACGCGCCGCTGGGCGGGCGTCCCATTCTACCTGCGCGCGGGCAAGCGCCTCGGCCGCCGCGTGACCGAGATCGCGGTCGTCTTCAAGCGCGCTCCGCAGCAGCTCTTCGCGGAGTCGCAGACGAGTGCGCTCGGCCAGAACGCGCTCGTCATCCGCGTCCAGCCGGACGAAGGTGTGACCATCCGCTTCGGCTCGAAGGTCCCCGGCGCCGGCATGCAGGTGCGCGACGTCAGCATGGACTTCGGCTACGGCCACGCTTTCACCGAGGCCAGCCCCGAGGCGTACGAGCGACTCATCCTGGATGTGCTCCTCGGCGACCCGCCGCTGTTCCCCCGCCACGAGGAGGTCGAGCTCTCCTGGAAGATCCTCGACCCGATCGAGGACTTCTGGGCCACGCAGGGCCAGCCCGAGCAGTACCGCCCCGGAACCTGGGGCCCGAAATCGGCCGACGAGCTCCTCGCCCGCGACGGCCGCGTCTGGAGGCGTCCATGATCGTCGACCTTCCCGCGACGACCGTCAGCAACATCTCGAAGGCGCTCGTCAAGATCCGCGAGGAGGGCGGCGCCGTCGCCCTCGGCCGCGTCCTGACGCTCATCATCGCGACGCACCTCGGGCAGGAGGAGGAGGCCATCGAGGCCGCCAACGACGCCTCCCGCGAGCACCCGATGCGCGTGATCGTGGTGTCGACCGAGGAGGAGCGCACCCACAACGGTGACGGCCGCCTCGACGCGCAGATCCGCGTCGGCGGCGACGCCGGGGCCAGCGAGGTCATCGTGCTCCGCGCCTACGGCGAGACGGCGAGCGACGAGGAGGGACTGGTCACCGGCCTCCTCCTCCCCGACGCCCCCGTCGTGGTCTGGTGGCCGGGCATCGC includes the following:
- a CDS encoding glucose-6-phosphate isomerase, producing MTFRIHVTGPAAEAVRTVVPQLVADKVASGITALDPALWGPAAEAEASKRLGWTEAVAISRPLVPEIVALRDELRAKGVNHIVLGGMGGSSLAPEVITRTAEAELTVLDSTDPGQVLSALRDRLEATAVVISSKSGSTLETDSQKRVYEKWFEDAGIDPRERIVVVTDPGSPLDQSAREAGYRVFNADPNVGGRYSALTAFGLVPSGLAGVDISELLDEADATSIELAVDNEQNPGLVLGAAIAGTSPLKDKLGIVADGTHIVGFADWAEQLIAESTGKEGTGLLPVVLDKLAPELESKPADLQVVRLVANAEAHHLFPADRHEGEILVSGSLGAQLIVWEYAVAVAGRLLGINPFDQPDVEAAKVAARSLLDNRPEPVTPAFTAGGIEVRSTGSFLGEANTLDAAVDALLAQLGPDGYVAVQAYVDRLALPQLAGIRDLLAAKANRPVTFGWGPRFLHSTGQFHKGGPAVGVFLQITATPSEDLEIPGRPFTFGQLIQAQAAGDASVLGEHGRPVLTLTLTNPEADVVSLFEAVN
- the zwf gene encoding glucose-6-phosphate dehydrogenase; this translates as MSPVEITPEFNPLRLPSDRRLNRIAGPSSLIIFGVTGDLSRKKLMPAVYDLANRGLLPPGFSLVGFARRDWEDQDFEKVVYDAVKQYARTPFDDDVWQQLAQGIRFVPGEFDDDDAFQRLKQTVEDLDKERGTMGNHAFYLSIPPKAFPIVTEQLKRSGLADQSGDGWRRVVIEKPFGHDLQSARELNAVVETVFPPDSVFRIDHYLGKETVQNILALRFANELYEPIWNANYVDHVQITMAEDIGVGGRAGYYDGIGAARDVIQNHLLQLLALTAMEEPISFNAADLRAEKEKVLAAVRLPKDLAKSTARGQYGSGWQGGEKVPGFLEEDGMNPQSTTETYAAIKLEIGTRRWAGVPFYLRAGKRLGRRVTEIAVVFKRAPQQLFAESQTSALGQNALVIRVQPDEGVTIRFGSKVPGAGMQVRDVSMDFGYGHAFTEASPEAYERLILDVLLGDPPLFPRHEEVELSWKILDPIEDFWATQGQPEQYRPGTWGPKSADELLARDGRVWRRP
- the tal gene encoding transaldolase, producing the protein MTDTTATAATPTAALSAAGVSIWLDDLSRERINTGNLEKLIAEKNVVGVTTNPTIFAAALAKGEAYDEQVRQLAAAGVDVDDAIFEITTDDVAKASDIFHSVYERSNGVDGRVSIEVAPALARDTKATIDAAKKLSDKIQKPNVMIKIPATVEGLEAITETIAAGISVNVTLIFSLERYRQVIDAYLTGLEKAKAAGIDLSGIHSVASFFVSRVDTEVDKRLSAIGTDEAEGLKSKAGIANARLAYEVYEQQFATERAKLLVEAGANEQRPLWASTGVKDPSLPDTLYVEALVAPNVVNTMPEKTLDATFDHGHITGDTVTGTYAESNDVLNKLADLGISYDDVTETLEREGVEKFNVSWGELVETVKNALEGAAK